CTTGGCCATAATAACTTCAGTTTTTCACCCTAAAAACAGGGGAAAGGCTATTGGTATAAATGTAGCTGCAGTTTATGTTGGATTATCCCTGGGCCCGGTAATTGGTGGTCTCATGACCCAGTACCTGGGTTGGAGGAGTTTATTTTTATTAATGATACCATTTGGTATCATGGTGGTGGCCATAGTATTCTGGAAACTCAAAGATGAATGGGCTGCCTCCCGGGGAGAGAAATTTGACTGGGTGGGTTCAATACTCTACAGTATAATGCTGTTTTTAGTCATGTACGGGTTCTCAAATCTCCCACAACTTGACGGTTGGATCATGTTAATTATGGGAATTGCAGGATTTTTCGCATTCCTCAGATGGGAACTCAGGAGCAAAAGCCCGGTGTTTAATGTCAGATTGTTTAAAAATACATCCTTCACATTTTCCTCAATAGCAGCACTTATCAATTACAGTGCCACATTCGCGGTAACTCTGCTTTTGAGTTACTATCTTCAGTACATTAGGGGATTTGAACCCCAGACTGCTGGATTAATACTGGTGGCTCAACCTATACTAATGGCCATAACCGCACCTCTGGCAGGTCGAATGTCAGACCGGATCGACGCCCGTCTCATTGCTACCACCGGGATGGCAGTGGTTGCCTTAGGTCTATTCACATTCACTTTCATTGGTTCTGATACATCCCTGATTAATATCATCATAGGGCTGGCAGTACTGGGACTGGGATTCGGACTCTTCTCATCACCAAACACCAATGTAATAATGGGTTCAGTGGAAAGAAAATTCTATGGAGTGGCCTCAGCCACAGTGAGCACCATGAGACTAATAGGCCAGACCATGAGTATTGGGATTGCCACCCTGGTCTTTGCTCTTTTACTGGGAAGGGTGCAGATCACACCGGAACAATACCCTGCACTTCTGGGAAGTATACACATCTGTTTTGTGGTTTTCACTATCCTCTGTTTTGTGGGAGTATTCATATCCTGGTACAGGGGAGAAAGTGATTACCAGGAAGAAAAGGATGGACACTAAATTTTTTATAAAATTAAACATATTTTATTAAAATTTAAAACAAATATTTTTTTATAATACCACTTTTTTTTAACCCCACTAAATTATCAAAAATGGTAATTAGGTACTTAAAAAATTAATATTGGAATGTCTTTCAATCATTAAAAAAATTAATAAATAAATTAATTATCACAGTTTGCACTCGGGGTTTATGCCAGTTATTCGTATTCCTGCATCTTTACAGGTTTTTTGAATGTTCAAACCTATGAGCAGTGGAGTGATTTTTTCTATGATCTGGGCTCTTTCCAGGGGTCCACAGTCTACAACCTGTACTCCGGGTATTTGTTCAATTAATTTAGCAGCTGTCGCTTTAGATTCTGGGTTATCGCCGGATATGAGGCAATCACAGTCTATGGGTTCGTTGAAATTCATCAGGGCTCCACTGCTGATGTTGTTGAATGCACAGATAATATTGGTTTCTGGTAGGGTCTTCTGTGCTCTTTCTGATGCTGCTCCTTCCGGTAGGTATATGCATCGGGTGGGTGATCCTCCTATTGCTGATTCTAAAGGTCCAGTTGCGTCTAATAATATTTTACCCTTTGCTTCTTCTTTAATTGAGAGTAAAGTTGATTTTTGAGCTGCTAATGGTACAGTTAAAACCAAAATTTCAGCTTCTGCTGCAGCATCAACGTTTTCGGCAGCTTTAAGATTCTCTACATTGTCTAAAAGATCTTTAACTTTGTCTACTGCTGTTTGGGCTTTTTCTATGGTTCTTGATCCGATTATAACCTCTTCTCCTGCTTGTACAAATCGTATTGCAATTCCAAGTCCCTGTCCACCAGTTCCACCTATTATTGCTATTTTCATTTTAACACTCCTTTTTATCCATCTATCTACCATGTTTGGTATCTATTTTTGTAAGGTGGAAGTTCTTTTATATAAACATAGCGATTGTTCTGTTTGTAATGATTAATCACGATGTGATTTCTTTAAAAATTTGTCTCTAAAGATTGGAAATCTAAAGATTGGAAAATTATAACAATAATCACTACTCCAAAAAAGAGTTTTAAAACGTAAAAAAGAATATTTGGGTTTATTTTTTCATATAATCCCATAATTGGTCTATGTTGGTTCGTAATGTTTTTTCAAGGGGCAGAGTTGGCATTATCACCCACATTACAATTGTTCCAACCAGAACAGTTTGAGTCATCATGGCTAGTTCATTAAGATCCACATCTGTTCTAATTATTCCATGGGATATACCATCTTCAATCACATCTTTGTTGAATTTAAACAGGTTATAATAAAATTCAGTGTAATGTTCACTTATTATATCATATTTCTGGACACCTTCAAGTAACAACAGATTCAAGACTCTGTAATCTATTTTTGTTGTGCTTTCCACCAGCTGGGTGGTCTGATCCTCTCCTATCATGGATAGTGCTGCACTTTTTAATTTTTCTTTTGGTGTGCCTTCAAAATGTCTAATCTGTTCTATAGTTGAATTAAAATAGTTAAAAATGTATTTTTGAATCACTGCGACCATCAAAGCCTCTTTACTGTCAAAGTGATAGTAAAAACCACCAGTAGTAATATCTGATGCTTTTATAACTTCATTTAATGAAACACCAGCAAATCCTTTTTTTAGAAAAAGCTTGAAAGCTGTTTCCAGAATTCTAGATTTTGTTTCCATGATTTGTCATCTTCTTTAATTTTTTTAGAGTGTATCTAATCTTAAAACCATATATAATCTTAAAAGTATTCTGGGACACTATGGATGTAATGAAAACCCCGGATTAGGAAATCAGTTCCAAATTGTGTATTGTAATTCTATGAGGAAAACGATTAATAAACTTTTATCATATAAATCTTAAATGAATTAGAGTTTTTAATCATTATTAAACCTATATTAAGTCTAAATGATGTTAAAAATATGATAATTTGGTTCTTAAGTGGGATTAATTAAATTAAGCTGTTCAAATATATTTATATCTCAATTTTAACTGTAAATGTGCTAATTTATTCTAATAAATATGATATTTATCTTTTATTTTCTTAAATAGTTAAAATTCACCATTTTTTTCGGAATTACAAAGAGAACAATCACTATAAATATGGATTATTAATCATTACAAACAGAGTAATCGCTATGTTTATATGTGGGATGTTGCGATTATAATATCAACTCGAGGAAACCACCCCGAGTTAGATGTCTATAGAGAATAAAATTTAACCTAAAAACACATGTGGAGGGATTGAATGGAAAATTGTTTTGATTTAGAGGGGAAAGTGGCAGTTGTAACCGGTGCTTCCGGTGGTCTTGGAGCAGATGCAGCAATGGCATATGCACAAAATGGTGCTGATGTTGCTCTTCTAGCCAGAAGAAAAGACAGATTAGAAGCACTGGCAAAAGAAATTGAATCTACCGGACGAAAAGCCCTTGCAGTTCAGTGTGATGTAGCCAATGAAGAAAGTGTTGAAAATGCAATTGAAGAAGTCATCAACTATTTTGGAAAAATTGATATTCTCCTGAACAATGCTGGTGTGGCAATCCGTGGGGGTGTATGTGATTTGTGCGTTGAAGACTGGGATAAGGGAATGGATGTAAATGTTAAAGGAATCTATCTGGTCTCAAAACACGTCATCCCACACATGATTGAAAATAACTATGGAAAAATTGTGAATACCAGTTCCATCAATTCTGTGGCCGGTGATAAGAATGATGTCTTCATACGTCACGTTTACAATGCAT
This is a stretch of genomic DNA from Methanobacterium formicicum DSM 3637. It encodes these proteins:
- a CDS encoding MFS transporter, producing the protein MKPTDNSFKVNNDVKIAALLVASIASFFTPFMGTSINIALPTIGIDFGADAILLNWVTNGFLLAAAIFAVPLGRVADIHGMKKIFTYGIIIFTVASLFCALAPSSIVLIAFRVLQGIGSAMIFVTGLAIITSVFHPKNRGKAIGINVAAVYVGLSLGPVIGGLMTQYLGWRSLFLLMIPFGIMVVAIVFWKLKDEWAASRGEKFDWVGSILYSIMLFLVMYGFSNLPQLDGWIMLIMGIAGFFAFLRWELRSKSPVFNVRLFKNTSFTFSSIAALINYSATFAVTLLLSYYLQYIRGFEPQTAGLILVAQPILMAITAPLAGRMSDRIDARLIATTGMAVVALGLFTFTFIGSDTSLINIIIGLAVLGLGFGLFSSPNTNVIMGSVERKFYGVASATVSTMRLIGQTMSIGIATLVFALLLGRVQITPEQYPALLGSIHICFVVFTILCFVGVFISWYRGESDYQEEKDGH
- the npdG gene encoding NADPH-dependent F420 reductase; the encoded protein is MKIAIIGGTGGQGLGIAIRFVQAGEEVIIGSRTIEKAQTAVDKVKDLLDNVENLKAAENVDAAAEAEILVLTVPLAAQKSTLLSIKEEAKGKILLDATGPLESAIGGSPTRCIYLPEGAASERAQKTLPETNIICAFNNISSGALMNFNEPIDCDCLISGDNPESKATAAKLIEQIPGVQVVDCGPLERAQIIEKITPLLIGLNIQKTCKDAGIRITGINPECKL
- a CDS encoding TetR/AcrR family transcriptional regulator is translated as METKSRILETAFKLFLKKGFAGVSLNEVIKASDITTGGFYYHFDSKEALMVAVIQKYIFNYFNSTIEQIRHFEGTPKEKLKSAALSMIGEDQTTQLVESTTKIDYRVLNLLLLEGVQKYDIISEHYTEFYYNLFKFNKDVIEDGISHGIIRTDVDLNELAMMTQTVLVGTIVMWVIMPTLPLEKTLRTNIDQLWDYMKK
- a CDS encoding SDR family NAD(P)-dependent oxidoreductase — translated: MENCFDLEGKVAVVTGASGGLGADAAMAYAQNGADVALLARRKDRLEALAKEIESTGRKALAVQCDVANEESVENAIEEVINYFGKIDILLNNAGVAIRGGVCDLCVEDWDKGMDVNVKGIYLVSKHVIPHMIENNYGKIVNTSSINSVAGDKNDVFIRHVYNASKAAVRGLTMGMACSYGKYGITINAVGPGLFESEMTADTLFKSDDFLEAYSRIVPLNRPAQKGELNGPILFLSSEASSYVTGQTIFVDGGFSVV